A genomic stretch from Polyangium spumosum includes:
- the gmd gene encoding GDP-mannose 4,6-dehydratase, whose product MKRALITGITGQDGSYLAELLLAKGYEVHGVIRRSSSFNTERIDHLYRDPHERGVRLFLHHGDLNDASSLQSILADVQPAEIYNLGAQSHVRVSFDIPEYTAEVTALGAIRLLEAMRKMRVSARFYQASSSELYGKAFEIPQRETTPFHPRSPYAAAKAYAFYVAQNYREAYGMHISNGILFNHESERRGETFVTRKITRAVGRIKHGLQREVWLGNLDARRDWGHAEDYVDAMWRMLQQDQADDYVIGTGETHSVREFLELAFGHAGLDWQEYVRIDPKYFRPAEVDVLLADPTKAKEKLGWAPKVTFPELVRRMVDADLELAAREKRARG is encoded by the coding sequence ATGAAACGCGCGCTCATCACCGGCATCACGGGCCAGGACGGCTCCTACCTCGCCGAGCTCCTGCTCGCGAAGGGCTACGAGGTCCACGGCGTCATTCGCCGCTCGAGCTCCTTCAACACCGAGCGCATCGACCACCTCTACCGCGATCCCCACGAGCGCGGCGTCCGCCTCTTCTTGCACCACGGCGACCTCAACGACGCCTCGTCCCTCCAGTCCATCCTCGCCGACGTCCAGCCTGCCGAGATCTACAACCTCGGCGCCCAGAGCCACGTCCGCGTCTCCTTCGACATCCCCGAGTACACCGCCGAGGTCACGGCCCTCGGCGCGATTCGCCTCCTCGAGGCCATGCGCAAGATGCGCGTCTCCGCGCGGTTTTACCAGGCGAGCAGCAGCGAGCTCTACGGCAAGGCCTTCGAGATCCCCCAGCGCGAGACCACGCCTTTCCACCCGCGCAGCCCCTACGCCGCGGCCAAGGCGTATGCGTTTTACGTCGCGCAGAACTACCGCGAGGCGTATGGCATGCACATCTCGAACGGCATCCTCTTCAACCACGAGAGCGAGCGCCGCGGCGAGACGTTCGTCACGCGCAAGATCACCCGCGCCGTCGGCCGCATCAAGCACGGCCTCCAGCGCGAGGTGTGGCTCGGCAACCTCGACGCGCGCCGCGACTGGGGGCACGCCGAGGATTACGTCGACGCCATGTGGCGCATGCTCCAGCAGGACCAGGCCGACGATTACGTCATCGGCACCGGCGAGACCCACTCCGTCCGCGAGTTCCTGGAGCTCGCCTTTGGCCACGCGGGCCTCGACTGGCAAGAATACGTGCGGATCGATCCGAAATACTTCCGACCCGCCGAGGTCGACGTCCTGCTCGCCGATCCCACGAAGGCGAAGGAGAAACTCGGCTGGGCGCCGAAGGTCACGTTTCCCGAGCTCGTGCGGCGCATGGTCGACGCGGACCTCGAGCTCGCGGCGCGGGAAAAGCGGGCGCGGGGATGA
- a CDS encoding IS1 family transposase, with protein MANVLPIEKRTDVVKHLVEGASVRSTSRLTDVSLPTVLSTLLRMGAGCDNLHNLLVRDLDIHEIECDELHAYVQKRQKNVTPEDSPEVGESYTYLALARTKKLLVSYRVGKRNEADTQAFVADLRARLVTIPQISTDGWQPYQAAVGQSFAGAVDHAVIQKNYTRKPGRREHGSDRFDKYAPEDAPKFITKKVVHGAPNLDRASTSHVERANLTVRMHIRRFMRRGNAFSKKIENHRAAVSLHVMWYNFCRVHESLRVTPAMEAGITDHVWSVQELVERALAAEPCAPPEPKKLVPPAPIEGVKQGAARELPNGKGWLRALPGGKGKPSDAPRAPTPPTPSPARVGTGEVPREALPPRGTQLQLFEWRPKSRDGVRLPLWGDE; from the coding sequence GTGGCGAACGTCCTGCCCATCGAGAAGCGCACCGACGTGGTGAAGCACCTCGTAGAGGGCGCGAGCGTGCGCTCGACGTCGCGGCTCACGGACGTGTCGCTTCCGACGGTCCTCTCGACCCTGCTTCGCATGGGCGCGGGGTGCGACAACCTGCACAACCTGCTCGTGAGGGACCTCGACATCCACGAGATCGAGTGCGACGAGCTGCACGCCTACGTCCAGAAGCGCCAGAAGAACGTGACGCCCGAGGACTCGCCCGAGGTCGGGGAAAGCTACACCTACCTCGCACTCGCCAGGACGAAGAAGCTCCTCGTGTCCTACCGCGTGGGCAAGCGGAACGAAGCGGACACGCAGGCATTCGTGGCCGATCTTCGCGCCCGGCTCGTGACGATCCCGCAGATTTCGACGGACGGATGGCAGCCGTATCAGGCCGCCGTGGGGCAGAGCTTCGCAGGCGCGGTGGACCACGCGGTCATCCAGAAGAACTACACGAGGAAGCCTGGACGGCGCGAGCACGGCTCGGATCGGTTCGACAAATACGCGCCCGAGGACGCGCCCAAATTCATCACGAAGAAGGTGGTGCACGGCGCGCCGAACCTCGACCGGGCCTCTACCTCGCACGTCGAGCGCGCGAACCTCACGGTCCGGATGCACATTCGGCGTTTCATGCGCCGCGGGAACGCGTTCTCAAAGAAGATCGAGAACCACCGCGCCGCCGTGTCGCTGCACGTCATGTGGTACAACTTCTGCCGCGTGCACGAGAGCTTGCGCGTGACGCCGGCCATGGAGGCGGGCATCACGGATCACGTGTGGAGCGTGCAGGAGCTTGTCGAGCGCGCCCTTGCCGCGGAGCCGTGCGCGCCCCCGGAGCCTAAGAAGCTCGTGCCGCCCGCGCCCATCGAAGGGGTGAAGCAGGGTGCCGCCCGCGAGCTCCCCAACGGCAAAGGATGGCTCCGCGCCCTGCCCGGGGGGAAGGGGAAGCCGAGCGACGCTCCGCGGGCGCCTACGCCGCCCACCCCGTCCCCGGCGAGGGTTGGGACTGGGGAGGTCCCGCGCGAGGCGCTACCGCCACGGGGGACGCAGTTGCAGTTGTTCGAGTGGCGTCCGAAGTCGCGAGACGGTGTGCGGTTGCCGCTCTGGGGGGACGAATGA
- a CDS encoding sigma-70 family RNA polymerase sigma factor, whose product MIRYRASPGGGAPIVEAGAEDIEAMRPMLLRHVRVIGVEERHVPDVVQETMITTWTALHEERVRGSEKMPPDAALRGFARMTAWFHAMNLSRRGSGREDPVSSLRSVPILLSPDPMPGIEAADLLARVMASSPNVAHVVELAARGLLGADAARAAGQPRTSFYKSEKKLRAALRKLGAAPAPKQAPRPSWKSRKRKR is encoded by the coding sequence GTGATCCGGTATCGCGCCTCCCCCGGCGGGGGCGCGCCGATCGTAGAGGCCGGGGCGGAGGACATCGAGGCCATGCGCCCGATGCTCCTCCGTCACGTCCGCGTGATCGGCGTGGAAGAGCGCCACGTGCCCGACGTCGTGCAGGAGACGATGATCACGACGTGGACCGCGTTGCACGAGGAGCGCGTCCGCGGATCGGAGAAGATGCCGCCCGATGCGGCGCTCCGGGGGTTCGCTCGCATGACGGCGTGGTTCCACGCCATGAACCTCTCGCGGCGCGGCTCCGGGCGCGAGGATCCCGTGTCCTCGCTCCGGTCGGTGCCGATCCTCCTGTCGCCGGACCCGATGCCGGGGATCGAAGCGGCGGACCTGCTCGCGCGGGTCATGGCGTCGAGCCCGAACGTCGCCCACGTCGTGGAACTCGCCGCGCGCGGGCTTCTCGGCGCGGACGCCGCGCGCGCCGCGGGACAGCCGCGGACGTCGTTCTACAAGAGCGAGAAGAAGCTCCGCGCCGCCCTCCGCAAGCTCGGCGCGGCTCCCGCCCCGAAGCAGGCTCCACGCCCCTCGTGGAAGAGCCGGAAGCGGAAGCGCTGA
- a CDS encoding glycosyltransferase family 4 protein yields MVRIAILATHPIQYQAPLYRALAARADVAIKLFFCWDFGVKETRDPGFGKAIRWDVPLLEGYDHEFVPNVSKRPGTDHFFGLVNPGAFSRMEAFRPDVLIVHGYAHATENDVMVRARRKGIPVLLRGESNLLAERPPHVELAKRLALPAIFRGLGGALAIGTLSARYFEHYGVPKERVFIAPYTVDNSFFQSQAGSVEEEARAFRKELGIPEGDLVVNYAAKLIPVKGCADLIRAFAARPRPNTHLVLVGDGPLRGELESLAKSLSARVHFVGFVNQKRMPAAYAMGDVFVLPSRFEPWGLAVNEAMNLGLPIVASDQVGAVPDLVGPDNGWVFPAGSVPALARVLDEALGSHEARASRGRASLRRIAGWDIPHTAEGFVRAARAVASRS; encoded by the coding sequence ATGGTCCGGATCGCCATCCTCGCGACGCACCCGATCCAGTACCAGGCGCCGCTCTACCGCGCCCTCGCCGCCCGCGCGGACGTCGCCATCAAGCTCTTCTTCTGCTGGGACTTCGGCGTCAAGGAGACCCGCGACCCCGGGTTCGGCAAGGCCATCCGCTGGGACGTCCCGCTCCTCGAAGGGTACGACCACGAATTCGTGCCGAACGTCTCGAAGCGCCCCGGCACCGACCATTTCTTCGGCCTCGTCAACCCCGGCGCCTTCTCGCGGATGGAGGCCTTCCGCCCCGACGTCCTCATCGTCCACGGTTATGCCCACGCGACCGAAAATGACGTCATGGTCCGGGCGCGCAGGAAGGGCATCCCCGTCCTGCTCCGCGGCGAATCCAACCTGCTCGCCGAGCGCCCGCCGCACGTCGAGCTCGCCAAGCGCCTCGCCTTGCCCGCGATCTTCCGCGGCCTCGGCGGCGCCCTCGCCATCGGCACCCTCTCCGCCCGGTATTTCGAGCACTACGGCGTCCCGAAGGAGCGCGTCTTCATCGCGCCCTACACCGTCGACAACTCGTTTTTCCAGTCCCAGGCCGGATCCGTCGAGGAAGAGGCCCGCGCCTTCCGCAAAGAGCTCGGCATCCCCGAGGGTGACCTCGTCGTCAATTACGCCGCCAAGCTCATCCCCGTGAAGGGCTGCGCCGACCTCATCCGCGCCTTCGCCGCGCGCCCGCGCCCGAATACCCACCTCGTCCTCGTCGGCGACGGCCCGCTGCGCGGCGAGCTCGAATCCCTCGCGAAATCCCTCTCCGCCCGCGTGCATTTCGTCGGCTTCGTCAACCAGAAGCGAATGCCGGCTGCGTATGCCATGGGCGACGTCTTCGTCTTGCCCTCGCGCTTCGAGCCCTGGGGCCTCGCCGTCAACGAGGCCATGAACCTCGGCCTGCCCATCGTCGCCTCCGATCAGGTCGGCGCCGTCCCCGACCTCGTCGGCCCCGACAATGGCTGGGTCTTCCCCGCGGGCAGCGTCCCCGCGCTCGCCCGCGTCCTCGACGAGGCGCTCGGCAGCCACGAGGCCCGCGCCTCGCGCGGGAGGGCCTCGCTGCGCCGCATCGCGGGCTGGGACATCCCCCACACCGCCGAGGGCTTCGTCCGCGCGGCCCGCGCTGTCGCCTCGCGCTCATGA
- a CDS encoding transposase — MGAPLAPEKRLAVLAALCDGNSIRAVERMTGVHRDTVMRLGLAWGDGAQNLHNRVARGLSCSLIQVDEVWSFVQKKQARVTEEDGPDVGEAYTFTALDATSRFVLGWYVGKRNEESARAFMNDVRARLVVMPAMTSDGFAPYVGAIGAAFGPGIDYAMTVKNYGSKRPRRDDHRYEPPRDPFITKKTIFGAPNLDAASTAYIERNNGTMRHHVGRMRRLCQAFSKRLPSHRAAVALGYVHYNFCHVVKTLRVTPAMQLGIADSVWSLAELDAVLMTAGPCEGPEKQPLAPRAPETTARELPNGRGFLRVVGGGKGASPAPTPSPVAPAPVVAAPVEPLFDEKGQGNLLAWRPKGQLSLFPDG, encoded by the coding sequence ATGGGAGCGCCTTTAGCGCCCGAGAAGCGGCTCGCCGTTCTCGCGGCCCTTTGCGACGGCAACAGCATCCGAGCGGTCGAGCGGATGACCGGTGTGCACCGCGATACGGTCATGAGGCTTGGCCTCGCCTGGGGAGATGGCGCGCAGAACCTCCACAACCGCGTTGCCCGGGGCCTCTCGTGCTCCCTGATCCAGGTGGATGAGGTGTGGAGCTTCGTCCAGAAGAAGCAGGCCCGGGTGACCGAGGAGGACGGGCCCGACGTCGGCGAGGCGTACACGTTCACGGCCCTGGACGCGACGAGCCGCTTCGTCCTCGGTTGGTACGTGGGGAAGCGGAACGAGGAGAGCGCCCGCGCCTTCATGAACGACGTCCGCGCGCGGCTCGTCGTGATGCCCGCCATGACCTCGGACGGCTTCGCGCCGTACGTGGGCGCGATCGGCGCGGCGTTCGGTCCGGGCATTGACTACGCGATGACCGTGAAGAACTACGGCAGCAAGCGCCCGCGTCGCGACGATCACCGCTACGAGCCCCCGCGCGATCCTTTCATCACGAAGAAGACGATCTTCGGCGCGCCGAACCTGGACGCGGCGAGCACGGCGTACATCGAGCGCAACAACGGAACGATGCGGCACCATGTCGGCCGCATGCGCCGACTCTGCCAGGCGTTCAGCAAGCGCCTTCCGAGCCATCGCGCCGCCGTCGCCCTGGGGTACGTCCACTACAACTTCTGCCACGTCGTGAAGACGCTCCGCGTGACGCCTGCGATGCAGCTCGGGATCGCCGATTCCGTGTGGAGCTTGGCGGAGCTTGATGCTGTGCTGATGACCGCGGGACCGTGCGAGGGGCCGGAGAAGCAGCCGCTCGCGCCGCGCGCGCCAGAGACGACGGCGCGGGAGCTGCCTAATGGGCGAGGCTTCCTCCGCGTCGTGGGCGGTGGGAAGGGTGCGTCTCCGGCCCCTACGCCTTCCCCCGTGGCACCGGCTCCGGTCGTGGCGGCGCCCGTGGAACCCCTGTTCGATGAGAAGGGGCAAGGCAACCTGCTCGCGTGGCGCCCGAAGGGGCAGCTTTCGCTCTTCCCGGATGGATAG
- a CDS encoding UDP-glucuronic acid decarboxylase family protein, which produces MGLGAARKTALVTGAAGFLGSHLVDRLLDEGYEVVGIDNLMTGDLGNLERAGRDPHFHFQMGDVREPIHVYAELVFNFACPASPIHYQSDPYATLTTSVMGALRLVEMARGRRCTIVHASTSEVYGDPTVHPQPESYWGNVNPIGDRSCYDEGKRCAETLLNDARRAWGVDVRIARIFNTYGPRMAFDDGRVVSNFIVQALRGSPLTLFGDGRQTRSFCFVKDLLEGILSLARPEPIEGPVNLGNPEEFTIRDLAEEVLRIVGSDLEIIHQPLPADDPRQRKPDISRARELLGFSPQIGLREGLRATVADFQARLAERASKGR; this is translated from the coding sequence ATGGGACTCGGCGCTGCACGCAAGACCGCGCTCGTCACGGGCGCCGCGGGTTTCCTCGGCTCGCACCTCGTCGATCGATTGCTCGACGAGGGCTACGAGGTCGTCGGCATCGACAACCTCATGACCGGCGACCTCGGCAACCTCGAGCGCGCCGGCCGCGACCCGCATTTCCACTTCCAGATGGGCGACGTCCGCGAGCCGATCCACGTCTACGCCGAGCTCGTCTTCAACTTCGCCTGCCCCGCCTCGCCCATTCATTACCAGAGCGATCCGTACGCCACGCTCACCACGAGCGTCATGGGCGCCCTCCGCCTCGTCGAGATGGCCCGCGGCCGCCGCTGCACCATCGTCCACGCCTCGACCTCCGAGGTCTACGGCGACCCCACGGTCCACCCGCAGCCCGAGTCGTACTGGGGCAACGTCAATCCCATCGGCGACCGCTCCTGCTACGACGAAGGAAAACGCTGCGCCGAGACGCTCCTCAATGACGCCCGCCGCGCCTGGGGCGTCGACGTCCGCATCGCCCGCATCTTCAATACGTACGGCCCGCGCATGGCCTTCGACGACGGCCGCGTCGTCTCCAATTTCATCGTCCAGGCGCTCCGCGGCTCGCCCCTCACCCTCTTCGGCGACGGCCGGCAAACCCGCTCCTTCTGCTTCGTGAAGGACCTGCTCGAAGGGATCCTCTCTCTCGCCCGGCCGGAGCCGATCGAGGGCCCGGTGAACCTCGGCAACCCCGAAGAGTTCACCATTCGCGATCTCGCCGAGGAGGTCCTCCGTATCGTCGGCTCGGACCTCGAGATCATCCACCAGCCCCTGCCCGCCGACGACCCGCGCCAGCGCAAGCCCGACATCAGCCGCGCCCGCGAGCTGCTCGGCTTCTCGCCGCAGATCGGCCTCCGCGAGGGCCTACGCGCCACCGTCGCCGATTTCCAGGCCCGGCTCGCCGAGCGCGCATCGAAAGGACGATAG